The following coding sequences are from one Candidatus Eisenbacteria bacterium window:
- the tolB gene encoding Tol-Pal system beta propeller repeat protein TolB, with product MLLALVALLPSRPGRTQTDVDLNIKATGNVKSPLLLARFRGGSGAGNMANGARDVARHDFELSGVFTVRDVEALEGKLEPDPAQQGTVRVEGLVETSGSGLKFTGTVYDVGTGEQVFQRIYPFARTELRATMHRFNDDVLEALTGDRGIAETKIAFVRHSGKYKEVWIADYDGENARQLTHDRSIALSPVWAPWGSEVAFTTYKRGNPDLYLFDFSRGASYPFSTRPGLNTAPSYSPDGKWIACTLTRDGNAEIYMISRDAQTARRLTRNQRIDSSPSFSPTGRELVFTSDRSGSPQVYVMDVEGSNQRLLTLEGKYNDSPQWSPKGDKIVYASRHDAIFDVIVMDANGRSPVQITFQAGHNENPRWSADGRKIYFSSTRSGRRQIYMMNTDGSDVTQLTRGDETFNPATGPRPRRRSPTAKAAGTG from the coding sequence GTGCTCCTCGCGCTCGTGGCGCTCCTGCCGTCGCGGCCGGGACGCACGCAAACGGACGTCGACCTGAACATCAAGGCGACGGGGAACGTGAAGTCGCCGCTCCTCCTCGCGCGCTTCCGCGGCGGCTCCGGGGCGGGGAACATGGCGAACGGAGCGCGCGACGTCGCGCGCCATGACTTCGAGCTCTCGGGCGTCTTCACCGTGCGTGACGTCGAGGCGCTCGAGGGGAAGCTCGAGCCCGACCCCGCGCAGCAGGGGACCGTGCGGGTGGAGGGCCTGGTGGAGACCTCGGGGTCGGGGCTCAAGTTCACCGGCACGGTCTACGACGTGGGCACCGGGGAGCAGGTGTTCCAGCGCATCTATCCGTTCGCGCGCACCGAGCTCCGCGCGACGATGCACCGGTTCAACGACGACGTGCTCGAGGCCCTCACGGGCGACCGCGGCATCGCGGAGACGAAGATCGCGTTCGTCCGCCACTCCGGGAAGTACAAGGAGGTGTGGATCGCGGACTACGACGGCGAGAACGCGCGCCAGCTCACGCACGACCGCAGCATCGCGCTCTCGCCCGTGTGGGCGCCGTGGGGCAGCGAGGTGGCGTTCACGACGTACAAGCGCGGGAATCCCGATCTCTATCTCTTCGACTTCTCGCGCGGCGCCTCGTACCCGTTCTCGACCCGGCCCGGTCTCAACACGGCTCCTTCGTACTCCCCCGACGGGAAGTGGATCGCGTGCACGCTGACACGCGACGGAAACGCGGAGATCTACATGATCAGCCGCGACGCGCAGACCGCGCGGAGGCTCACGCGGAACCAGCGCATCGATTCGTCGCCGTCCTTCAGCCCCACGGGGCGCGAGCTCGTCTTCACGTCGGACCGTTCCGGTTCGCCCCAGGTGTACGTGATGGACGTGGAGGGGTCGAACCAGAGGCTTCTCACGCTGGAGGGCAAGTACAACGATTCGCCGCAGTGGTCCCCCAAGGGGGACAAGATCGTCTACGCGTCGAGGCACGACGCGATCTTCGACGTGATCGTGATGGACGCGAACGGGAGGAGCCCGGTCCAGATCACGTTCCAGGCGGGCCACAACGAGAACCCCCGGTGGTCCGCGGACGGAAGGAAGATCTACTTCAGCTCCACTCGCTCGGGACGCCGGCAGATCTACATGATGAATACCGACGGGAGCGACGTGACCCAGCTCACCCGGGGAGACGAGACCTTCAACCCGGCCACCGGGCCCAGGCCCCGGAGGCGCTCGCCCACGGCCAAAGCGGCCGGGACGGGTTGA
- a CDS encoding TonB family protein translates to MQVLEKPSVLRRGAAPPDERTTAIFLAASCLIHAALLAFFITKTRVPIQVALPESGGAPRARQQLVRLAPLRTFPPAEAVTEPPEASRARPKPALIKRYTPGAQVVVREERGPTKKTATEEAKTSPRTVAPTAAGDLSPRWYSADSSRITSVATDGDFRFSAYLAMIRNKIGSRWVPPPGVSDAKAKLYFRIQRDGSVTLQRIESSSGHAFFDQTAMRALLAATPLPPLPAGYTDSYLGVHFGFEYQQ, encoded by the coding sequence ATGCAGGTGCTCGAAAAGCCAAGCGTGCTGCGGCGGGGAGCCGCGCCGCCGGACGAGCGCACGACCGCGATCTTCCTCGCGGCCTCGTGCCTGATCCACGCCGCGCTGCTCGCCTTCTTCATCACGAAGACGCGGGTGCCGATCCAGGTCGCGCTTCCCGAGTCGGGCGGCGCGCCGCGGGCGCGGCAGCAGCTCGTCCGCCTCGCCCCGCTCCGCACGTTTCCGCCCGCGGAAGCCGTGACCGAGCCGCCCGAGGCATCGCGCGCGCGTCCGAAGCCGGCCCTGATCAAGCGCTACACTCCGGGAGCGCAGGTCGTCGTGCGCGAGGAGCGCGGGCCGACCAAGAAGACCGCGACCGAGGAGGCGAAGACGTCGCCGCGCACGGTCGCGCCGACCGCCGCGGGCGATCTCTCGCCGCGATGGTATTCCGCGGACTCGTCGCGCATCACGAGCGTCGCGACGGACGGCGACTTCCGGTTCTCGGCGTACCTGGCCATGATCCGGAACAAGATCGGCTCGCGATGGGTGCCTCCGCCGGGGGTGAGTGACGCGAAAGCCAAGCTGTACTTCCGCATCCAGCGCGACGGTTCGGTCACGCTGCAGCGAATCGAATCCTCGTCCGGCCACGCGTTCTTCGATCAGACGGCGATGCGCGCCTTGCTCGCCGCCACACCGCTCCCGCCGCTTCCGGCGGGGTACACGGATAGCTACCTGGGGGTTCACTTTGGGTTCGAGTACCAGCAATAA